One Thermicanus aegyptius DSM 12793 DNA segment encodes these proteins:
- the pheT gene encoding phenylalanine--tRNA ligase subunit beta translates to MRVSFAWLSQYVDLTGITPRELAEKLTRSGIEVDAVEERNKGVEGVVIGYVEEVLPHPNADRLKVCKVKVGEGKVNTIVTGAPNIAAGQYVPVAVVGAKLPGGVKIGMSSFRGIESEGMICSAQELGIEGKYFPKEIQEGILTLPYHAEVGEDAVKVFGLDDVVLDLDLTPNRSDCLSIYGVAYEVGAILGREVKEFGGKTFSHAPLPEWKIEIEATEDCLEYQAALIEGVKIAPSPQWMQNRLIAAGIRPINNVVDITNYVMLEVGQPLHAFDADKVGTGKILVRRAKRGEHLITLDGVDRELDEEMLLITDGERAIGLAGVMGGEETEVTQGTTTILLESAYFAGPSIRKTVRKLGLRSEASLRFEKGVDPARIRLALRRAVELMEAIAQGKGRKELAAEKVKEQPLEWTVETSLPRIQQVLGMELSLEEVMGVFQRLKLPVGLEGERIRVTTPSRRPDLTIEADLFEEVARLIGYDKIPITWPAGEQTQGGWTKAQTLRRKIREYLVSVGFFQVSTYSLIDPRMEGLFAPIAEEKKAIPVVWPMSEEHSHLRTTLLPSLLEVARYNLNRNVDHLFFFELSKVFHSTAFGEKVLLPEEPYYLAGLAAGEYLSHPLTGERVMADFYFVKGILEELFQLLSLKIHFKGESIKGFHPGRGALIFLGGEKIGYVGQIHPSVAKEAGVRDDTILFQLNVTSILEQEEEELFYQPIPRFPGSRRDISFLVGEKVPAEALMESMKEGTTLPLEEVKLFDVYQGEHVPAGMKSMAFTLFFRHPERTLSDDEVQKEVERIIDLLTERFEIKLRG, encoded by the coding sequence ATGAGGGTCTCTTTTGCATGGTTATCTCAGTATGTGGACTTAACAGGGATTACTCCCCGGGAGCTGGCGGAGAAACTTACCCGTAGCGGGATAGAGGTAGATGCGGTAGAAGAACGAAATAAAGGGGTAGAGGGCGTCGTGATCGGCTATGTGGAGGAAGTTCTTCCCCATCCGAATGCAGATCGTCTTAAGGTATGTAAGGTGAAAGTTGGCGAGGGAAAGGTGAATACCATCGTAACCGGTGCCCCCAATATTGCAGCAGGACAATACGTGCCGGTAGCGGTCGTGGGGGCGAAGCTTCCCGGGGGAGTGAAGATTGGTATGAGCAGCTTTCGGGGGATTGAATCGGAAGGGATGATCTGTTCCGCCCAGGAATTAGGGATAGAAGGGAAATATTTTCCCAAGGAGATTCAAGAGGGAATTCTTACTCTTCCTTACCACGCAGAAGTAGGGGAAGATGCCGTGAAGGTGTTCGGATTAGATGATGTTGTTTTAGACCTTGACCTGACCCCGAACCGGAGCGACTGCCTGAGCATCTATGGTGTTGCCTATGAGGTGGGCGCGATACTCGGCAGAGAGGTAAAAGAATTCGGAGGGAAAACATTTTCCCATGCACCCCTTCCGGAATGGAAGATTGAGATTGAGGCGACAGAGGATTGTCTGGAGTATCAAGCCGCTCTCATTGAGGGAGTAAAAATCGCCCCTTCACCCCAATGGATGCAAAACCGTCTCATTGCCGCAGGAATCCGCCCGATCAATAACGTTGTAGATATCACCAACTACGTCATGTTGGAGGTAGGGCAACCTCTCCATGCGTTCGATGCCGATAAGGTGGGTACAGGAAAGATCCTGGTCCGCCGGGCAAAACGGGGAGAGCATCTGATCACCTTGGACGGGGTAGATCGGGAATTGGATGAAGAGATGCTTCTGATTACCGATGGAGAGCGAGCCATTGGTCTTGCAGGGGTAATGGGTGGAGAGGAGACGGAAGTGACGCAGGGGACGACCACCATCCTTTTGGAATCGGCTTATTTCGCCGGTCCTTCCATCCGTAAGACGGTAAGGAAATTAGGCCTTCGCTCCGAAGCAAGCCTTCGCTTCGAGAAGGGAGTCGACCCTGCCCGCATCCGGCTTGCCCTAAGGCGGGCGGTCGAGTTGATGGAGGCAATAGCCCAGGGAAAAGGGAGGAAGGAACTTGCCGCGGAGAAGGTAAAAGAACAGCCGTTGGAATGGACCGTGGAAACCTCGCTGCCTAGAATTCAACAAGTGTTGGGAATGGAGTTATCCCTGGAAGAGGTTATGGGCGTATTCCAACGTCTAAAACTTCCTGTGGGTTTAGAGGGAGAGCGGATCAGGGTGACCACCCCATCCCGGCGCCCTGATCTCACCATCGAAGCAGATCTCTTTGAAGAGGTGGCACGCCTTATCGGTTACGACAAGATTCCCATAACCTGGCCCGCAGGGGAACAGACCCAAGGCGGTTGGACGAAGGCGCAGACCCTTCGAAGAAAGATCAGGGAGTATCTCGTTTCTGTAGGCTTCTTTCAGGTTTCTACTTATTCCCTCATTGACCCGAGAATGGAAGGTCTCTTTGCCCCCATCGCCGAGGAGAAAAAGGCGATTCCGGTGGTTTGGCCCATGAGCGAAGAGCACAGCCATCTTAGGACGACCCTCCTTCCCTCCCTGTTGGAGGTTGCCCGTTATAATCTGAATCGAAATGTGGATCATCTCTTCTTCTTTGAATTAAGCAAGGTTTTTCATTCTACTGCATTCGGGGAAAAGGTTCTTCTCCCTGAAGAACCTTATTACCTAGCCGGATTGGCTGCCGGGGAATATCTCTCCCATCCTCTAACAGGAGAAAGGGTGATGGCTGATTTTTATTTCGTGAAGGGAATCCTGGAGGAACTTTTCCAGCTTCTTTCCTTGAAGATTCATTTTAAAGGGGAGAGCATCAAAGGATTTCATCCTGGGAGAGGCGCCTTGATTTTCCTAGGGGGTGAGAAGATCGGATACGTAGGGCAAATCCATCCTTCCGTAGCGAAAGAGGCAGGGGTTCGGGATGATACGATCCTCTTCCAACTTAATGTAACTTCCATCTTAGAACAGGAGGAGGAGGAACTCTTTTATCAACCGATCCCGAGATTCCCGGGCAGCCGGAGGGATATCAGCTTTCTGGTCGGAGAGAAAGTACCTGCTGAAGCGCTTATGGAGAGCATGAAGGAGGGGACAACTCTCCCCTTGGAGGAGGTAAAGCTTTTTGACGTATATCAAGGAGAACATGTCCCGGCAGGGATGAAAAGTATGGCTTTTACGCTCTTCTTCCGCCATCCTGAGCGTACCTTAAGCGATGACGAGGTTCAAAAGGAAGTGGAACGGATTATTGATTTACTCACGGAAAGGTTCGAAATCAAGCTGCGGGGGTAA
- a CDS encoding phosphodiester glycosidase family protein — MKKRWRVLLLILVVFSVWFFSFGPGYQYRKLAAEMILSSQHRQLAWLTFLSPEELKAIQENIDRPAFKNLPADLISTPKQKQSTLSIEVESIERNYGPDHYFKGKILYIPDPKMVKMVTSTTPNQGEQIQVLAKKSGAIAAINANGFHDPNGQGNGGIPLGIIIENGVIMNAPDNNPDEKDYVAGLTKDGVLITGFYSAHELIRMGVTDAGGFKPQLIVNGEKMIKKGNGGWGIAPRTAIGQKEDGTIVMIVIEGRQVQSLGATLKDVQDLLYERGVVNAICMDGGSSSIMYLNGETITTPSSQGNISRFLPNAWVVIPDENQEIKIVQKPSDTKSKG, encoded by the coding sequence GTGAAAAAGAGATGGAGAGTCCTTCTTCTGATTTTGGTTGTCTTCTCCGTTTGGTTCTTCTCCTTCGGACCAGGCTATCAATATCGCAAACTTGCAGCTGAAATGATTCTGTCCTCCCAACATCGTCAACTCGCATGGCTAACCTTCTTAAGCCCTGAGGAATTAAAGGCGATTCAGGAGAACATCGATCGTCCTGCTTTTAAGAACCTACCGGCCGACCTGATTTCAACTCCAAAGCAAAAGCAAAGTACTCTTTCCATTGAAGTAGAATCGATAGAGAGAAATTATGGGCCTGATCATTATTTTAAGGGAAAAATTCTTTATATTCCTGATCCAAAAATGGTAAAAATGGTAACCTCCACCACCCCAAACCAAGGAGAGCAGATCCAGGTCCTAGCCAAAAAGAGCGGTGCTATAGCGGCCATCAACGCGAACGGCTTTCATGACCCTAATGGTCAGGGAAACGGAGGGATTCCTCTCGGCATCATCATCGAAAACGGCGTCATTATGAATGCGCCCGACAATAACCCCGATGAGAAAGATTATGTGGCAGGCCTGACAAAAGACGGAGTGCTTATCACCGGATTTTACAGTGCTCATGAACTGATTAGGATGGGGGTGACAGATGCAGGCGGCTTTAAGCCCCAACTGATCGTCAATGGAGAAAAGATGATTAAAAAAGGAAACGGGGGCTGGGGAATTGCCCCCCGAACCGCCATCGGCCAAAAGGAAGATGGAACCATCGTCATGATTGTGATCGAAGGAAGACAGGTTCAGAGCTTAGGCGCTACCCTAAAGGATGTGCAAGATCTTCTCTACGAAAGGGGAGTCGTAAATGCCATCTGCATGGATGGCGGATCCTCCTCCATCATGTACCTGAATGGTGAAACCATCACCACACCCTCGTCCCAGGGCAATATTTCCCGCTTTTTACCCAATGCTTGGGTCGTAATCCCTGATGAAAACCAGGAGATTAAAATCGTACAAAAACCTTCGGATACGAAATCAAAAGGATGA
- a CDS encoding cell division protein ZapA, protein MKERTNSARVVIYGEPYLLKGEASNSHLHQVAEWVDQKMKEIAKRNPKLDHTRIAVLAAVNIADELLRVRRELEELYQMIDEEKGEV, encoded by the coding sequence GTGAAAGAGCGAACCAACTCAGCACGCGTGGTTATCTATGGTGAACCCTATCTCCTGAAAGGAGAGGCATCCAACAGCCATCTCCATCAGGTGGCGGAGTGGGTAGACCAGAAGATGAAGGAGATCGCGAAGAGAAATCCTAAATTGGATCACACGAGAATTGCAGTTCTTGCTGCGGTGAATATTGCCGACGAGCTTTTGCGAGTGCGAAGGGAGTTGGAGGAATTGTATCAGATGATTGATGAGGAGAAGGGAGAGGTGTGA
- a CDS encoding glycoside hydrolase family 65 protein, translating into MRTYHRNREAIYPYDPWAVRETHFDIESNYRDETIFAQANGYVGIRGNLEEGYNGPKGTSFSATYINGFYESYPILYPEGGYGFAHTGQTMINVTDSKGMKVFLEGEEFSLMSGTVHHYERKLDLKKGVVTRQVIWESPKGKKAEITFLRLVSFKRPHLILYSTFIKPLNFSGEIRLISRIDGNVTNGNETDDVRVSSHVSGKVLRTLDLHVGESGGWIKQQTKRSRLTLLCAVLHEFIPENSGELSMRKEEEALVGEISFFGREGEPLQVNKYVAYLDSRSYPEERLPSTAENLLMQARADGRQVLMREQEEYLASFWAEADIEIDGDEALQQGVRFNAFHLLQSVGRNGFTSIGAKGLTGEGYEGHYFWDTEIYILPFFLYTQPELAKSLLLFRYHLLDAARKRARELKHKGALFPWRTIDGPECSAFFPAGTAQYHINADVIYALKRYVEGTGDEEFLFSYGSEMLVETARFWVDRGTFSPAKGGKFCIHTVTGPDEYTALVDNNAFTNYMARMNLEYAVRTLARMKEVVPDRYRELVDKLNLADGEMEWWRKASEEMYLPYSEELGIIPQDDTFLQKERLMVDELPADEIPLLLHRHYLDIYRYQVCKQPDALLAMFLLRELFTVEEIRRNYDYYEPITTHDSSLSPAIFSILANEIGYGQKAYEYFMQTARMDLDDYNQNVKDGIHTASMAGTWLAIVQGFGGVKFLPDGIHVTPHLPARWKALRFTLRYRGRKLMIALAKEECRFQLIEGDPIEITYREEKFTLTGEEVFPV; encoded by the coding sequence GTGCGTACTTATCATCGCAACAGAGAGGCCATTTATCCTTATGATCCTTGGGCGGTTCGAGAAACTCATTTCGACATAGAAAGCAATTACCGGGATGAAACCATCTTTGCCCAAGCAAACGGGTACGTTGGGATCCGGGGCAATCTGGAAGAGGGGTATAACGGGCCTAAAGGTACCTCTTTTTCGGCTACATATATCAATGGGTTTTATGAAAGCTATCCGATTCTTTATCCGGAAGGAGGGTATGGGTTCGCTCACACAGGACAGACCATGATTAATGTAACCGATAGTAAGGGAATGAAGGTTTTCCTTGAAGGAGAAGAGTTTTCCCTGATGTCGGGAACGGTTCATCATTATGAACGAAAGCTGGATCTGAAGAAAGGGGTTGTAACCCGGCAGGTGATATGGGAATCGCCGAAAGGGAAAAAGGCGGAGATCACTTTCCTTCGCCTTGTCTCCTTTAAACGACCGCACCTGATCCTCTATTCGACTTTTATTAAGCCTCTCAATTTCTCCGGGGAAATAAGGCTCATTTCCCGCATCGACGGAAATGTAACCAATGGAAATGAGACCGATGATGTCCGGGTTTCTTCCCATGTAAGCGGGAAAGTGTTACGTACCCTTGATCTGCACGTAGGGGAAAGCGGGGGTTGGATCAAGCAACAAACGAAGCGGAGCCGTCTTACCTTGCTTTGTGCCGTCTTGCATGAATTTATCCCGGAGAATAGTGGCGAACTCTCGATGCGAAAAGAGGAGGAGGCCCTGGTGGGGGAGATCTCCTTTTTTGGGAGGGAAGGAGAGCCTCTCCAGGTAAATAAGTATGTGGCTTATCTGGATTCCCGCTCCTATCCGGAGGAACGGCTGCCTTCCACAGCGGAGAATCTTCTCATGCAGGCGAGGGCCGATGGCAGGCAGGTTTTGATGAGAGAGCAGGAGGAATATCTCGCTTCCTTTTGGGCCGAAGCGGATATTGAGATCGATGGGGATGAAGCTTTGCAACAAGGGGTTCGGTTTAATGCCTTTCACCTTCTCCAATCTGTGGGTCGAAACGGATTTACCAGCATCGGGGCAAAGGGTCTCACCGGAGAAGGGTATGAGGGGCACTATTTCTGGGATACGGAAATCTACATCCTTCCCTTTTTCCTCTATACCCAACCGGAATTGGCGAAATCCCTTCTCCTCTTCCGGTATCATCTCTTGGATGCGGCAAGGAAGAGAGCGAGGGAATTAAAACATAAAGGGGCCCTTTTTCCATGGAGAACGATTGATGGTCCTGAATGCTCCGCGTTTTTTCCCGCGGGGACTGCCCAATATCATATCAATGCGGATGTGATTTATGCGTTAAAGCGATATGTGGAAGGAACGGGGGATGAGGAGTTCCTCTTCTCTTATGGATCGGAGATGCTGGTGGAGACCGCCCGCTTCTGGGTAGATCGGGGGACTTTTAGTCCGGCTAAAGGAGGAAAATTTTGCATCCATACGGTAACAGGCCCCGATGAATATACGGCACTGGTCGATAATAATGCATTTACCAATTACATGGCCAGGATGAACCTGGAGTATGCGGTGAGGACTTTGGCACGGATGAAGGAAGTGGTCCCTGATCGGTATAGAGAGCTGGTGGATAAACTGAATCTGGCGGATGGAGAGATGGAATGGTGGAGGAAGGCGTCCGAGGAGATGTACCTTCCCTATTCCGAAGAACTAGGGATTATTCCCCAAGATGATACTTTTTTACAGAAGGAACGGCTTATGGTAGATGAGCTCCCGGCCGATGAGATTCCCCTTCTCCTCCATCGCCACTATCTGGATATTTATCGCTATCAAGTCTGCAAGCAGCCTGATGCTCTACTGGCCATGTTTTTACTGAGGGAACTTTTTACCGTCGAGGAGATTCGGAGAAATTACGATTATTACGAACCGATCACGACCCATGACTCTTCTCTCTCTCCCGCCATTTTTAGCATCCTGGCCAATGAAATCGGGTATGGGCAGAAAGCGTATGAGTACTTCATGCAGACCGCCCGTATGGATCTGGATGATTATAATCAAAATGTAAAGGATGGTATCCATACGGCCAGCATGGCCGGTACATGGCTGGCGATCGTTCAGGGATTTGGCGGTGTAAAATTCCTTCCGGACGGCATTCATGTCACACCCCATCTTCCGGCCCGGTGGAAGGCCCTTCGCTTTACGCTACGGTATCGGGGAAGAAAACTGATGATTGCTCTTGCGAAAGAGGAATGCCGGTTTCAACTCATCGAAGGAGATCCTATCGAGATCACCTATAGAGAGGAGAAATTTACCTTAACAGGGGAGGAAGTCTTTCCGGTCTAG
- a CDS encoding PilZ domain-containing protein, whose amino-acid sequence MEIVIVGGIFAVISLFLFLLIHKNYKKKLSEKDEQIISMEESLDELQTKVKEMEKRRGFRVKLTDTECSFTLIDSNDKNLEPLKNKKGKGWVRDISWTGIKMACQYDLPIRKGIILQIEFAIKDEEFTVLGKIVRKEDLINEFHYGIEFTDMKVSEQQKLYQVLQYLVIEQEKKTN is encoded by the coding sequence ATGGAGATCGTCATTGTGGGAGGTATTTTTGCCGTAATTTCGTTATTCCTTTTCCTTCTAATTCATAAGAACTATAAGAAAAAATTAAGTGAGAAGGACGAACAAATCATTTCGATGGAAGAATCCTTAGATGAACTGCAAACGAAAGTGAAAGAGATGGAAAAAAGGAGGGGGTTTCGGGTAAAGCTGACCGATACGGAATGTTCCTTTACACTGATTGATTCCAATGATAAAAATCTTGAGCCGTTGAAGAATAAAAAAGGAAAAGGTTGGGTTAGGGACATAAGCTGGACCGGCATAAAAATGGCTTGTCAATATGATTTACCCATTCGAAAAGGAATCATCCTGCAAATCGAATTTGCGATTAAAGATGAGGAATTTACCGTACTGGGGAAAATTGTGCGAAAGGAAGATTTAATCAATGAGTTCCATTATGGTATTGAATTTACCGACATGAAAGTGAGTGAACAACAAAAATTATATCAAGTATTACAGTACTTGGTGATTGAGCAGGAGAAGAAAACGAATTAA
- a CDS encoding EAL domain-containing protein has protein sequence MSNQNDLHFEEIMANRGFHHLYQPLYVLSSWKLLGYEALLRSSFFQDPESLFHLSMEKNRLYELETGSVIKAVSSFTLEPTNKLFLNIYPSTAIHPSFHLLLDHLPYPHHNIVFEINEGELIQDPKLLRSAVNRMKEKGYTIAIDDFGKGETSLSTALYLEPSFVKLDRYFATDLASSENKKKIIRILIDIFQKKKIKIILEGIEKPVDLAIAKALGVDIGQGYLLGMPKPISEIHGTRS, from the coding sequence ATGTCCAACCAAAACGATCTCCATTTTGAAGAGATCATGGCAAATAGAGGATTTCATCATTTATATCAGCCATTATATGTCTTAAGCAGCTGGAAATTACTAGGATACGAGGCGCTCCTTCGCTCTTCTTTTTTTCAAGATCCCGAATCACTTTTCCATTTGTCCATGGAGAAAAATCGATTGTATGAGCTTGAAACCGGTTCGGTGATCAAAGCGGTCTCCTCTTTTACACTGGAACCGACGAATAAACTTTTTTTGAACATCTATCCATCCACGGCAATTCACCCCTCTTTTCATCTCTTACTGGATCATCTTCCTTATCCTCATCATAACATTGTGTTTGAAATTAACGAAGGAGAATTGATTCAAGACCCAAAGCTGCTTCGATCGGCCGTAAACCGAATGAAAGAAAAAGGGTACACCATCGCCATCGACGACTTTGGAAAGGGGGAAACGTCGCTAAGTACCGCCCTCTATTTAGAACCTTCCTTTGTGAAATTGGACCGATACTTTGCCACCGATTTAGCGAGTTCAGAGAATAAAAAAAAGATTATTCGCATTCTCATCGATATCTTTCAGAAAAAGAAGATAAAGATAATATTGGAAGGAATTGAAAAGCCCGTTGATTTAGCCATCGCCAAGGCTTTAGGGGTGGATATTGGACAAGGTTATTTATTGGGGATGCCCAAACCTATAAGCGAAATTCATGGAACAAGGAGTTGA
- a CDS encoding helix-turn-helix domain-containing protein, whose translation MGNLPKIIGERIRKYRKERGLSQEELAYMANLHTSYIGQLERGEKNATLESIEKVANALGITLEQLFRSIKTDSNSKDDTLTQIVTQLQARSIEDQTIFLQMLNLLLVWKDR comes from the coding sequence ATGGGGAATTTGCCAAAAATAATCGGAGAGAGAATCAGAAAATATCGTAAAGAGAGGGGGTTAAGTCAAGAGGAACTGGCCTATATGGCCAATCTTCACACGTCTTATATTGGGCAACTGGAACGGGGAGAGAAAAACGCGACTTTGGAGAGTATTGAAAAAGTGGCGAATGCCCTTGGGATTACCCTGGAACAATTATTCCGTTCGATTAAGACCGATTCGAATTCAAAAGACGATACGTTAACTCAAATTGTTACTCAGCTGCAAGCAAGGAGCATAGAAGATCAGACGATCTTCCTTCAAATGCTTAACCTATTGCTCGTATGGAAGGACCGTTAA
- the msrA gene encoding peptide-methionine (S)-S-oxide reductase MsrA, with product MKDHLEKATFAGGCFWCMVKPFDEMPGIVKVVSGYTGGDVEHPTYEQVLAGKTGHVEAVEITYNPQVISYEKILHIYWRQIDPTDPEGQFADRGSSYRTAIFYHHEKQRELAERSKKELEQSGKFTGPIATEILPAKPFYPAEEYHQYYYKKNPFHYERYYIGSGRKDFLARTWRVEKNEEELRKRLTPIQFEVTQRNGTEKPFANAYYQNKREGIYVDIVSGEPLFSTLDQYDAGCGWPSFTKPIHTAHIVEKIDLSHGMIRTEVRSFYGDSHLGHLFEDGPIEKGGLRYCINSAALRFIPKEDLEREGYGEYRSLFDKHPLS from the coding sequence GTGAAAGATCACTTAGAAAAAGCAACCTTTGCGGGAGGATGCTTCTGGTGCATGGTAAAGCCTTTTGATGAGATGCCGGGCATTGTGAAAGTGGTTTCAGGTTATACGGGAGGAGATGTGGAGCATCCAACCTACGAGCAGGTGTTGGCGGGGAAGACGGGGCATGTGGAAGCCGTGGAGATTACATATAATCCGCAGGTTATTTCCTATGAAAAAATACTCCACATCTACTGGCGCCAAATCGACCCCACCGATCCGGAGGGACAGTTTGCCGACAGGGGCTCCTCTTACCGTACGGCCATTTTTTATCATCATGAGAAGCAACGGGAATTGGCAGAACGATCCAAGAAGGAACTGGAACAAAGCGGAAAATTTACGGGGCCGATCGCAACCGAAATCTTGCCGGCAAAGCCCTTTTACCCAGCCGAAGAGTATCATCAGTACTATTACAAGAAAAATCCGTTTCATTATGAACGGTATTACATCGGATCGGGAAGGAAAGATTTTTTGGCCAGAACTTGGAGGGTGGAGAAGAATGAAGAGGAGTTAAGAAAACGGCTTACTCCCATTCAATTTGAAGTGACGCAGCGAAACGGTACGGAGAAGCCATTTGCCAATGCGTATTATCAAAACAAGAGAGAGGGGATCTATGTAGACATCGTCTCAGGGGAACCTCTTTTTAGCACCCTGGACCAATATGATGCGGGTTGTGGTTGGCCTAGTTTTACAAAGCCTATACATACCGCGCACATTGTGGAAAAAATCGATCTCAGCCATGGAATGATTCGGACGGAGGTGCGAAGCTTTTACGGAGATTCCCATTTGGGGCATCTCTTTGAGGATGGACCGATAGAGAAAGGGGGGCTTCGTTACTGCATTAATTCCGCGGCTCTCCGCTTTATCCCGAAGGAAGATTTGGAGAGGGAGGGGTATGGGGAGTACCGATCCCTGTTTGATAAGCACCCTCTTTCTTAA
- a CDS encoding class I SAM-dependent methyltransferase, with product MSHRFDPRNVKNLENEQRRRKLPPDKIINEIPLTGDETVADMGAGSGYFTIPLARRVKKVYAVDVEEKMLQYLDERIREEGVDHIEKILSPLEKTPFPDESMDLLFCSHVLHEVEDLNEGLAELKRITKKGGLIAILDWEKKQTNGGPPLEHRISSEEMEILLTGQQMHIIKRKDLGDYYLILAQR from the coding sequence ATGAGCCATCGTTTCGATCCTAGAAACGTCAAGAACTTAGAGAACGAACAGCGGAGGAGAAAATTGCCACCCGACAAGATCATCAACGAGATCCCCCTTACCGGCGATGAGACCGTAGCCGACATGGGGGCCGGCAGCGGATATTTTACGATTCCATTGGCCAGGCGGGTTAAAAAAGTTTACGCCGTCGATGTGGAGGAGAAGATGCTCCAATATCTTGATGAACGGATAAGGGAAGAAGGAGTTGATCATATTGAAAAGATCCTCTCTCCTTTAGAGAAAACTCCATTTCCGGATGAATCGATGGATCTTCTCTTCTGCTCCCATGTGCTCCATGAGGTGGAGGACCTAAATGAAGGCTTGGCGGAACTAAAGCGAATCACAAAAAAAGGAGGTCTCATCGCCATTCTCGACTGGGAGAAAAAACAGACGAATGGCGGACCTCCTCTGGAGCACCGGATCTCCTCCGAAGAAATGGAAATCTTGTTGACCGGTCAACAGATGCACATCATAAAAAGAAAGGACCTCGGAGATTATTACTTGATCTTGGCCCAACGATAG
- a CDS encoding (Fe-S)-binding protein → MKASLFITCLADLFYPQVGKSVVEVLEHYGVEVDFPMGQTCCGQPAYNSGYHEEAKKAAEQMIRVFEGSTYVVSPSGSCAAMFREIYPQLFREDEEWRERAEKLAQKTYEFSEFLVKVLGVKVEAAFPATATYHHSCHMNRFLGVKEEPITLLNQVEGLTLKDLPYSHDCCGFGGTFSVKMKEISTAMADTKLSHVEETDTEILIGSDLGCLMHLGGRLHRQGKEIKTMHVAEVLAKGLKK, encoded by the coding sequence GTGAAGGCATCTTTATTTATTACCTGCTTGGCGGATCTTTTTTATCCGCAGGTAGGAAAGAGTGTCGTGGAGGTTCTGGAACATTATGGCGTCGAAGTGGATTTCCCCATGGGACAAACTTGTTGTGGGCAGCCTGCCTATAACAGCGGTTACCACGAGGAAGCGAAGAAGGCAGCTGAACAGATGATCCGTGTTTTTGAAGGGAGTACCTATGTCGTCTCTCCTTCCGGTTCCTGTGCTGCCATGTTCCGCGAAATTTATCCTCAATTGTTCCGAGAAGATGAGGAGTGGCGGGAAAGGGCGGAGAAATTGGCCCAAAAAACATATGAGTTCTCCGAATTTCTCGTCAAGGTATTGGGAGTGAAGGTGGAGGCTGCCTTTCCCGCCACAGCCACCTACCATCACTCTTGCCATATGAACCGATTCCTCGGGGTGAAGGAGGAGCCGATTACCCTTTTAAACCAGGTCGAAGGTTTAACCTTGAAGGATTTGCCCTATTCCCACGACTGCTGCGGTTTTGGGGGGACTTTCTCCGTAAAGATGAAGGAGATCTCCACCGCGATGGCGGATACGAAACTCTCTCATGTCGAAGAGACGGATACGGAGATTCTCATCGGTTCCGACCTCGGCTGTCTCATGCATCTTGGCGGAAGGCTTCACCGGCAAGGGAAAGAGATTAAAACCATGCACGTGGCGGAAGTGCTGGCGAAGGGGTTGAAAAAATGA